The following are encoded together in the Fusarium keratoplasticum isolate Fu6.1 chromosome 1, whole genome shotgun sequence genome:
- a CDS encoding AA-permease domain-containing protein, with the protein MDTYDEKPPVDASSIADTKLEPQTTTGGGSVLNGSVTYTSQLHRRLGNRQIQLIAIGGSIGTAVFVSIGTGLAHGGPASLLLAYTLYSCMVGLVNNSMAEMATFMPVSGAFIRMAGRWVDESFGFMVGWNFFLYEALLVPFEISALNVVLKFWRDDIPVAAVVAACIVLYGVINVGAVRWFGEAEFWLSLGKVLLFFILFFFTFITMVGGNPAKDAYGFRHWQNPGAFAEYITTGDLGRFEGFLGSLWIAAFTVVGPEYVSMIAGEAKLPRRYLKNAFKTTYIRFGIFFILSAVCVGIVLPYNDPTLVGIVSGTGEGAGTGAASPYVIAMGNLGIGVLPHITNALLVSSIFSAGNALTYYGTRSLYGLALEGQAPRFLLRCTSFGLPIYCLGIVMLFPFLAFLAVSNDSVVVLTWLTNIITAAQIIDHIVISVTYIFFYNACKAQGLDRKTLPYCGWFQPYGSYISAIFLTCVVCVYGYSVFLPGNFTVDGFFTYYTMVLVAPITFFGWKFTKKTKFVKASEADLVWEKPQIDAYEASFEEVPVGFWVEIVQMFGLMRNKQATVV; encoded by the exons ATGGACACCTACGACGAGAAACCCCCCGTCGACGCGTCGAGCATCGCCGACACCAAGCTCGAACCACAGACCACAaccggcggcggcagcgtcCTCAATGGCAGCGTCACATACACGAGCCAGCTACACCGTCGTCTCGGTAACCGTCAAATCcagctcatcgccatcggAGGCTCCATTGGTACGGCCGTCTTCGTCTCCATCGGCACAGGTCTAGCCCACGGAGGCCCTGCGAGTCTGCTGCTGGCCTATACCTTGTACTCGTGCATGGTGGGCCTGGTCAACAActccatggccgagatggcgaCGTTTATGCCTGTGTCTGGTGCTTTTATTCGCATGGCTGGTCGCTGGGTTGACGAGTCGTTTGGTTTCATGGTTGGCTGGAACTTCTTCCTCTACGAAGCCCTCCTGGTCCCCTTTGAAATCTCGGCCCTCAATGTCGTCTTGAAATTCTGGAGAGATGATATACccgttgctgctgttgtaGCTGCTTGCATCGTACTTTATGG TGTCATCAACGTCGGCGCCGTTAGATGGTTCGGCGAAGCTGAATTCTGGCTCTCCCTCGGAaaggtcctcctcttcttcatcctcttctttttcacATTCATCACAATGGTAGGAGGAAATCCAGCCAAAGATGCGTATGGATTCAGACACTGGCAGAATCCAGGGGCTTTCGCTGAGTATATCACCACTGGCGACCTCGGACGCTTCGAAGGCTTTCTAGGTTCGCTTTGGATTGCAGCTTTCACAGTTGTGGGCCCCGAGTATGTGTCTATGATCGCAGGAGAGGCCAAGCTGCCTCGTCGATACCTTAAGAATGCCTTCAAGACCACCTACATCCGGTTCGGCATCTTCTTTATCCTCTCGGCCGTCTGCGTTGGCATTGTTCTCCCCTATAACGACCCTACCCTTGTTGGTATTGTCAGCGGAACTGGTGAGGGTGCTGGAACCGGAGCTGCCTCTCCCTATGTCATTGCCATGGGTAACCTTGGCATTGGAGTCCTACCTCACATCACCAACGCCCTCTTGGTGTCCAGCATCTTCTCAGCTGGAAACGCCCTGACATACTATGGCACTCGAAGTCTCTATGGTCTGGCTCTTGAGGGCCAAGCCCCTAGATTCCTTCTCAGATGCACGTCTTTCGGTCTACCCATCTACTGTCTGGGAATCGTCATGCTGTTCCCCTTCTTGGCATTCCTAGCCGTCTCGAACGAttccgtcgtcgtcctgACCTGGCTCACAAACATCATTACCGCGGCTCAGATCATCGACCACATCGTCATTTCAGTCACTTACATCTTCTTCTATAACGCCTGTAAGGCTCAGGGCCTCGACCGCAAGACCCTCCCGTACTGTGGCTGGTTCCAACCCTACGGATCCTACATTTCGGCTATCTTCCTGACCTGCGTCGTCTGTGTGTACGGCTACAGCGTCTTCTTACCTGGCAACTTCACCGTTGACGGCTTCTTCACATACTACACCATGGTGTTGGTTGCGCCCATCACCTTTTTCGGCTGGAAGTTTACCAAAAAGACCAAGTTTGTCAAGGCCTCCGAGGCTGACCTTGTGTGGGAGAAGCCGCAGATTGACGCCTACGAGGCTTCGTTTGAAGAGGTTCCTGTTGGTTTCTGGGTGGAGATCGTTCAGATGTTTGGGCTCATGAGGAACAAGCAGGCTACTGTTGTTTGA
- a CDS encoding Glycerophosphocholine phosphodiesterase, with amino-acid sequence MKFGRNLPRNQVPEWASSYINYKGLKKLVKAAAEKARNGEKVDPAEFFFALDRNLEDVDFFYNKKLAESCRRLNLLYNRYGRTPDVVSALDQDEVEEVMGALLELRSQLRNLQWFGEINRRGFVKITKKLDKKVPDLVTQHPYISTKVDPKPFAKEANTARLLTEINKWMSVLAEAQTFDDAMSDHSTRSLGRASTKGLLNLPQAQLDALDQAVRNDDVAALEAGLKESNVSSEDGSKPLLLNLLQRSISARAKASIAFLLSNIKSLDEPDDINGRNCIHRLVIHIGRTKSNPGDQESKSYPVPAGSQFSNKHIQAGFSATGAKALNTNEIQLLGKDDEVVQLFIYLLDQLRPEQRVALKSRDSFGRMPLHYAAQFGFVVVCQIIMAKMQEWNQFNVKDGIDTPEWQDHDGCAPLHLSVVGGHPLTTQALLQGENWQGSSESKAEIRKSISKSGAVLALATKSNYSTIVQMLVDAGVDLNWRDKTNETALHVAARFGHAECARIIIKGTELQKGDLEATENTYAWTPLHVAAVDGKLNVAELLVEAGADTTRIDSSGWTAREHAALRGHMDIARLLAVDTVEDEPPSRPVETLQPTPSEMSSIDERRSNGASSVSRSPEAVKSFGHRYLTDESLVLVSLGSMDMRKNVEPVSLDRIPLTEAHNTQLDTALSIVVAATGAQGEPTIIDLPVHDNIATEPIVFMTKDATKVKLLFDIVPTYSGNNQNKVGRAVALLSSVKPTLGSRRMNLQGDVCVPIMSSSLDVIGTVNFNFLVITPFHHPNMEVTSRQTYWKKMSSTMIIGHRGLGKNLTSNKSLQLGENTLPSFIAAANLGAQYVEFDVQLTKDHVPVIYHDFLVSETGIDAPVHTLTLEQFLHINPDTRRGPRHTSTKPVAEGEPGGFRARSNSLAPTRSQSMGFAGSGLQDMDERMKHTRDFKSKGFKANSRGNFIQAPFATLEDLFRKLPENIGFNIEMKYPMLHESEEHEMDTYAVELNSFCDTVLSKVYDLAGERHIIFSSFNPDICLCLSYKQPSIPILFLTDAGCCEVCDVRASSLQEAIRFASRWNLLGIVSAAEPFINSPRLVKVVKENGIVCFSYGTLNNDPLMVQRQVKQGIDAVIVDSVLAIRKGLTSGETPSESSVNGEAETNGSLKPDHLLKERLEELTVNGAGP; translated from the exons ATGAAGTTTGGCAGAAA CCTACCGCGCAATCAGGTCCCCGAATGGGCGTCCTCGTACATCAACTACAAGGGCCTCAAGAAACTGGTAAAGGCTGCAGCAGAAAAGGCCAGGAATGGAGAAAAGGTGGACCCTGCAG AATTCTTTTTCGCCCTTGACCGAAACCTCGAAGATGTCGACTTTTTCTACAACAAGAAACTCGCTGAATCCTGCCGCCGCCTGAACCTCCTCTACAACCGCTATGGCCGCACCCCCGATGTCGTCTCTGCTCTCGACCaagatgaggttgaggaagttATGGGcgctctcctcgagctgaGAAGCCAGCTGCGCAACTTGCAGTGGTTTGGTGAGATTAACCGCAGAGGCTTTGTCAAGATCACGAAGAAGCTTGACAAAAAGGTCCCGGACCTTGTAACACAGCACCCTTACATTTCAACCAAGGTTGATCCAAAGCCTTTTGCCAAGGAGGCAAACACGGCGAGGCTCTTGACTGAAATCAACAAGTGGATGTCTGTTTTGGCCGAGGCCCAGACTTTTGACGATGCCATGTCTGACCACTCAACTCGCTCTCTGGGTCGCGCATCAACGAAAGGACTGCTAAACCTGCCACAGGCGCAGCTTGACGCGCTTGATCAGGCGGTCCGGAACGATGATGTTGCAGCACTCGAGGCTGGCCTCAAGGAGAGCAATGTCAGCTCTGAAGATGGCTCCAAGCCACTCCTCTTGAACCTCCTTCAGCGATCCATCTCTGCACGGGCGAAAGCATCTATCGCCTTCCTGCTCTCTAATATCAAGAGCCTCGATGAACCAGACGACATCAATGGCCGCAACTGCATTCATCGCCTTGTCATTCATATTGGCCGCACAAAGTCGAACCCCGGAGACCAGGAATCAAAGTCCTACCCTGTGCCTGCAGGCTCTCAGTTCAGCAACAAACATATCCAGGCTGGATTTTCTGCAACCGGTGCCAAGGCACTCAATACAAATGAgatccagcttcttggcaaggACGATGAAGTTGTACAGCTCTTCATTTATCTCCTTGATCAGCTGCGCCCAGAACAGCGAGTTGCGCTTAAGAGCCGTGACTCCTTCGGGCGAATGCCGCTTCACTACGCAGCCCAATTCGGATTTGTGGTGGTCTGTCaaatcatcatggccaagatgcaGGAGTGGAATCAGTTCAATGTCAAAGATGGCATTGACACGCCTGAGTGGCAGGATCATGACGGTTGTGCTCCGCTTCACCTCAGTGTTGTTGGAGGTCACCCTTTGACAACTCAAGCTCTCTTGCAGGGTGAAAACTGGCAGGGGAGCAGTGAGTCAAAGGCCGAGATTCGCAAGTCCATCTCCAAATCAGGAgccgtcttggctcttgCCACAAAATCCAACTACAGCACTATCGTGCAGATGCTGGTTGATGCTGGCGTTGACCTCAACTGGAGAGACAAGACTAATGAGACTGCTCTTCATGTTGCAGCCCGATTTGGCCACGCTGAGTGTGCTCGAATCATTATCAAGGGCACCGAGCTCCAAAAGGGAGACCTTGAAGCCACGGAGAACACGTATGCATGGACTCCTCTCCATGTTGCGGCCGTGGACGGCAAGCTCAACGTGGctgagcttcttgtcgaggCTGGAGCCGATACCACACGCATAGACTCATCCGGCTGGACCGCTAGAGAGCATGCTGCCTTGAGAGGCCACATGGACATCGCAAGACTCCTTGCGGTCGACACGGTAGAGGATGAGCCTCCATCCCGACCTGTCGAGACCCTGCAGCCAACTCCCTCAGAGATGTCGTCCATCGATGAGCGGCGCTCCAATGGCGCCTCAAGCGTGTCGCGGTCCCCTGAGGCCGTCAAGAGTTTTGGTCACCGTTACCTAACGGATGAGAGCCTTGTTCTCGTGAGCTTGGGGTCTATGGACATGCGGAAGAATGTTGAGCCAGTGAGCTTGGATCGCATCCCGCTCACTGAAGCTCATAATACCCAACTCGACACTGCCTTGTCGATTGTCGTGGCCGCTACTGGAGCCCAGGGTGAGCCGACGATTATCGATCTCCCGGTGCACGACAACATCGCCACGGAGCCTATTGTTTTCATGACAAAAGACGCCACCAAGGTGAAGCTCCTCTTCGACATTGTTCCTACCTACTCTGGCAACAACCAGAACAAGGTTGGACGAGCTGTGGCTCTCTTGTCTTCTGTGAAGCCGACATTGGGGTCTCGAAGAATGAATCTGCAAGGCGATGTTTGCGTTCCTATCATGTCCAGCAGTTTGGATGTTATCGGAAccgtcaacttcaacttcctGGTCATTACCCCATTCCATCACCCCAATATGGAGGTTACCTCAAGACAGACCTACTGGAAGAAGATGTCATCAACCATGATTATCGGCCATCGAGGACTGGGCAAGAACCTCACATCCAACAAGTCCCTTCAGCTTGGCGAGAATACCCTGCCCTCCTTTATTGCTGCGGCCAACCTTGGCGCTCAGTACGTCGAGTTTGACGTTCAGCTTACCAAAGATCACGTCCCCGTCATCTACCACGATTTCCTCGTCAGCGAGACAGGCATTGACGCTCCTGTTCATACGTTGACCCTAGAGCAGTTTCTGCACATCAACCCCGACACTCGTCGGGGACCTCGTCACACTTCAACGAAGCCTGTGGCTGAGGGCGAACCTGGTGGCTTCCGAGCGCGTAGTAATAGTCTTGCGCCGACACGCTCGCAGTCGATGGGTTTCGCTGGCAGTGGGCTACAGGACATGGACGAGCGCATGAAGCATACCCGTGACTTCAAGTCCAAGGGCTTCAAGGCCAACTCCAGGGGCAACTTCATCCAAGCCCCCTTTGCCACCCTGGAGGACCTCTTCCGCAAGCTGCCAGAAAACATTGGGTTCAATATAGAGATGAAGTACCCCATGTTGCACGAGAGCGAGGAACATGAGATGGACACTTATGCCGTGGAACTCAACTCGTTCTGTGACACGGTTCTTTCCAAAGTATACGACCTGGCTGGTGAACGACACATCATCTTCAGCTCTTTCAACCCCGATATTTGTCTTTGCCTGAGCTACAAGCAACCGTCCATCCCCATCCTGTTCCTCACGGACGCGGGATGCTGCGAAGTTTGCGACGTTCGTGCCTCGTCCCTCCAAGAGGCTATTCGCTTTGCGAGCCGTTGGAACTTGCTCGGCATTGTTTCCGCCGCCGAGCCCTTTATCAACAGTCCTCGCCTAGTCAAGGTTGTGAAGGAGAACGGAATTGTGTGCTTCAGCTACGGCACCTTGAACAATGATCCTCTCATGGTTCAG CGTCAAGTCAAGCAGGGCATTGATGCCGTCATTGTCGACAGCGTCCTCGCCATCAGGAAGGGTCTCACAAGTGGAGAGACTCCGTCGGAGTCATCGGTCAACGGCGAGGCAGAAACGAATGGCTCCCTCAAGCCTGACCATTTGCTCAAGGAACGGCTAGAAGAGTTGACCGTCAACGGCGCCGGACCTTGA